Sequence from the Coriobacteriia bacterium genome:
CAGCACGCCCCACCGTGCGCCGAGCGCTGCCCCGGCACCGATCGCGACGAGCATCGCGAGACTCCACCACAGCTCCAGGTCAGCCCGGGCGAACGCCTTGAAGACGAGTCCAGCGAGTGTGGTCACGGCGATTGCGTATCCCGCAGCGCACAGGACTGTGAAGGGTTGGACTGCGGCGCTCCATTGCGGGCCGTAGATGACCTCGATCAGTGGACGTGCCAGCACTGCGGCCACCGCGAGGATCGGGCCCGCGATCAGAGCAGAATACGAAACGACATCGAGGTATGCGCGACGCAGCCGCTGGACATCATCCTGTAGCGCCGCGAAGCCTGGCAGTGCTGCTTTCGAGACCACAGCGGGCAGTCTCCGGGCGGGGATGGACATCAGGTTGAACGCGACCGCGTAATGGCCGAGTGATGTAGCACCAAGCAAGCGGCCGACAAGGACATTGTCGACGTTTGCCGAGAAGAAGTTGGCGACTCCCGCGAGTGTCAGCACGCCGCCATAGGTGGCAAACGAGACTGCTTCGCGCCAGGCGAAGTGGAGGCGAGGGCGCCAACCTGCGCTTACGAACATGGTTATCGCTGAGGCAAGCGCGGCTGCGAGGGTGCCAGCGACGATTGCCCATACACCCCAGCCGATAAGCGCCGCAGGAATCGAGACGAGTGCATCCACGATGGCGGCCACCACACCGGCCGTGGCGATGGCTCGGAACCTGTACTGCCGCGTTAGCAGCACGCGCGGCACGAGCTCGATTGAGGCGACAAGGAACATGGCGGACATCGCCATCATCACCGGGCGCGCCTCGGGGGCGCGGTAGAAGGCGGCCACGAGCCCGGCTGCGGCCAGACCCAGCCCGGACACGACTACACCGACGAAGATGTTCAGCCAGAACGCCGAGTGGATCTCCTCGTCCGAGAGATGCTGCCGTCTGATGAGGGCAGAGGAGAGTCCGAAGTCGTTCAGGATGGTAGCGAGTCCGAACACGGTGCCGATCATCGCCATCACCCCGAAGTCGCTCGGCCGGAGGAGGCGGGCTAGCACCACCGTGGTCAGAAACGCGACGGGTTGGCTCAGCACGAGCCCGAGGGCACTCCATGCCGCGGCCTTCGCCGACTTGTCCCGCAGGCCGCTCTTCGCGATGCCCGAGTCGGCGGATTGCATCCTAACCGCCGGGGGTGTGCGCGACCGCGATCAGCCACGCACCCTTCGTCCCGAAGCGTCCCGTGACCCGGCGATCCAGCGCGACCCAAGCCTTCGCGGGAAGCGGACGCAGGGCGAGCCCGCCAAAGGGCCGGGCGTTGACCCGAAGGTAGGTAGGGCGACACTCGGTCACACGCAGCCCATGCGCTTCCATGCGCGCCGCCAGCGCGGCGCAGTCGAAAGAATGAAGATGGCCGTTCAGCGGCGATGCCTCTCCGCAGTGCATGCAGGTGACCATACGGATGTTCTCCTGGTTCGGCACGGTCACCACAAGGCGGCCGCCTGGCACCAGGATGCGGCGGGCCTCGGCGATCGCCGCATCGGGTTCGGGGATGTGTTCGAGTACCTCGGACAGGCAGACGGCACTGAACATCTCCCGCGCGAACGGGAGTGCCGTGGCACTGCCGGCGTGCAGGGTAGCGCGCGAGCCGTGCGCGGCGATGTTCTGCGACGCGCGCTGCAGTCGGGACTCGGCAAGATCCACGCCGTGCAACTCGGCCCCGGTGGCTCCGAGCGCGATCAGGAGTCCTCCGAAGCCGCATCCTACGTCGAGGAAGACTTCGCCTGGCTTCAGTGCGAGCGCGGCCACGATCGTCTGCGTGCGCCGGCGTTCACCGTCCTGCTGCCAGGCTGGAAGGGCAGGGGTGAGGGGTATCCGACCACCTTCGGCTTCGTTGAGCGCCGCGATTCCGATGGGTGTTGGAGCGTGGTCGCCAGGCGACGCTTCCTGCATGAGCGATGCCTCCCCTGCGGAGCTCCGGCCCGGTTCGCATGATGCGCCTACAGTGTACATGCCTGTCCGATGACCCGAAGGAACTCGGAGGTCATGGTGTCACGCGTGAACGGCAACGGACGCGTCTCGAGCGTCCACGAGAAGCTCGCCCGGGCCCGTGCCATCTCCCAGTACCGCAGCACACACGCATCGAGTTCCTCGGGCGTGTCCGGGCAGTCCACGCCCGGCAGCGGCTCGAGTATTCGGCGCATCTCGCTCTCAGGGCGCGCGCCGAGCAACAGGATCGTCTTGCCGGCGGCGAGGTAGTGATAGGTCTTGAGTGGCACGCTCGAGACGTCCTCGGGCCACGCGAGGAGCAGTGCGATGTCGACGGTGCCGACTGCGGCGGGCACATCGGACGGCGGAATCCAGCCGTGGAGGTGGAGTGCGTCCGCGAGGCCCGTTTCGGTGGCATCGCGCGACACTGTATCGTCGACGTAGCCGTACATGTGCACTTCGGCCCGCGCGGGATCGATGCGTCCGCTGTTCGCCAGCCTGCGTACCGACTCGAGCAGGGGCCGGATCGTACGCCGTCCTGCGTACCACACGCCGAAATGGCCGAAGCGCAGCGTGCCGTCCGGCATCCGTTCTTCCGGGGTCTGCCATGGCGCGGTATCGACGCCCGTGTAGACAGTGGTGGCGAGCACACCTGGATAGCGCCGCTCGAGGGTCGCGGTGAAGTCGGGCGCGGCCGACGTCAATGCAGATGCCGCGCGGATGAGTCGCCGCTCCAACCATCGGTCGATCGTTCGCCGAATGCCGCGGAAGCGGTACGTTCCGTTGTCAGTCCAGAGGTCGCGGAAGTCGAGTACAAGGGGCACCCTCAACCGCTGAGCGAGTGCTCGACCCACCACGAGCGCGGTTGCGGGTGAGAACGAAGCGATCACAATGTCGGCATTTCCCAGCTCCGCCGGAAGCGCACGCAGTTGGCGCCGACAAGCACCAATCCATCCGTGAAACCTATCGGGGTGCTGGAAGAACGTCTCGTAAAACGATGCCCCGGTGCGTACGATACGCTCGGCGAAGCGACCTCTTGTACGCGCGACCTGGGCGATGTTGTCCTCGGCACCCAAGCCCACCGCTCGTTTCACCCTTCCGCCAGCACTCTGGAACGGCACGACGATCGTCGCGTAGCAAGGATCGGCCGCCCTGGCCTCCGCGGTCACGTAGACGACCTCGTGTCCGGCCAGGCTCAGGCCCTCGGCCAGACTGCGGGCCCGCTGCATCCGCGCGAACTCGAGGCAGACGATGATGACCTTCACGCGGCACCTTCTGCGGCGGCACTCCGGAGCCACTCGGCCAGACGGGGGTAGCAGCGTTCAGGCGAATAGCGTTCGCGCGTTGAGGCAGCGATCACCTCGTTGGCAAGGAGTTCGCCTGTGACATGACGCTCGCAGAGTGCACGGAGCTCCTTCACGAGTGCGTCCGTGTCACCGAACGGGACGAAGATGACGCCCTCCTGGTCGTACGAGTAGATGACCGGCCGACCATAGGAGAGAGCCTCGAGCACGGTTCCGCCGCAGCCGTCATGCTCCACCATTCGCACGAGACACGAAGACTCGACGAACCAACGGGCGGGGTCCTCCTGCCAGCCGAGGAACTCGATGTTGGATGGCGTCACGCCGCTACCGGTTCCCCCAAGCACCCTGAAGTGGACGTCCGGCAGCTGACGCGCGGCTTCGAATACCGCAGGGGCGCCGTAGAACTCCGGTCGCGCATCCGGGATGTAGGTGAGAACGGAGAACTGTGCGGGGAGCGGTGCCACGCCGGTGCCCGTCGCGCGATTCATGGGCGGGTGTGGTAGGAGATCCGCATCCACGCCCACCTGGGCCAGCTCGTCCACGAGGCGCTGGGCGACGGCTCCGTGTCTGGCCGCTGCAAGCTCGCGTTGCAGCCAGCGCGGCCAGACGTCGGCTTCGGCGTCTCGCGTGAGTCCCTGCACGTCGGTCCCTATCCAGTAGTACGCGGTCTTCTGACCCGGGTGCAGCTGCCGCGCTGCGCGCAGGGCGGCATCTGCGAGGCGCCCGCGCCATGTTCGCGCGCCTGGTCGGAAGCCGATGCGAACGACGACGTTAGCGCGAGCCAGCGCCAGCCACACGGACGATCGGAGCGCGTCTGTCACGCGGTCGAGGGGCGCGACAGTGACCTGAAGCCCTGCGTGGTCGCGGAGTCCCTCTGCGAGGAGCGCAGCCCATCTCCCCTGGCCGGTGAAGACGATATCGCGAGTGGTCACCGTCAACCTGGTACTCCTTCAAGCCGTGTAGGTCGTGCCGCCACTATACCGTCCGTGTTCGCTCGAGGACGCGTTCGATGACACGACTTGTCGCAGCGGAACGAGCAGTCCATGTGGCCTCGGCAAGAACCGCGCGGCGACCCCTCGCGCCGCTTTCGGTGGCCGCTTCCGGCTGCCCGGCCACCTCGGCGACCGTCCTCGCGATTGCGTGGGCGTCACCCTCCGGGACTACGACCCCACAGCTGTGGGCACGGACGATGGCAGCTGTGCCACTCGCCTCGGACACAATAGCCGGACGTCCGCAGGCGAGTATCTCGAACACCTTCACTGCCGAAGGGAGCGGTCTTCCGGGCACGGCGTCCTGGACGCTCAGCCCCGCGACGCTGCCTGTCACCAGCCCGGGGACCTCCCGATAGGGAATGGTGCCGAGGTACACGACCCGGTCCGACAGGCGAGTCGCGCGTTCAACCGACGTCCGTAGGGCACCGTCGCCCGCGATCACCAGCGCGACGTCCTTCGGCCACTCGGCGGAGTGCGCCGCCTCGAGCATCGTGTCGACGCCTTGCCACGGCGCAAGCGCGCCGAAGAAGGTCACGTAACGAGGGGGAAGGCCCTGACGGGGCGGAGCGTCGGGTGAGAACAGCAGGGTGTTCGCACCGTTGGGGATGACCGACACCTCCACGTCCGGCGCCTCGGCGCGAAGCCACTCGGCGAGCGCGTCCGACACGGCGATGAGCGCCGCCGCCCGGCGGTATTGCGTTCGCTGCCAGTACACGATGAGCGGGCGGAGCGGCCGCACCGCCGGCCATGCAGCGAACACGTCCTGGTAGGGACCGTTGCACTCGTGGATCACCGGGACACCCGCGGCAGCGGCCGCACGAGCGGCCGGGAAGGCGAACGGGTGGGCGCGAACGTACAAGGCGTCGTAGCGGTCGACTGCGGTCGCTAGCAGACGCTGCACCGTCCGAAACTCAGCAAGACGCGAGAGCACCCCCGGGTTCGCGTCTGTGTACGTCGGCTCGTACAGATCGACACCCCAGCCGAGGTCGCGGAGCCCGGAAACGATTTCGTTCACGTGCGCGTGAGCGGCCTGGCCTTCCTGCGTGGCCTGCAGCGTGAGGTATGCGATTCTTCCCGTGTTTCGGCTGTCGACCACAGCAGAACCTCCGCGGCTGGTCCCGCTCTGCTGCACGGGGCTCTGGTAGGATTCACTGAACGACATTGTAGCGGGAGGTGACGGGGCCGTGGCGTTTCGCTCTGTGCTGCTGGCTCTTCGGAGCATGTGGGTGGGCGATCCCGCCCTACCCGCTAACCTTCGAGTGGGCCGTGATGTCTATATCGGTCCGCACGTGAACCTAGACTGGAGCTATGGCCACCTGATTTCGATAGGCGACCAGGCAACCCTGGTCGCCGGTGCACGCATTCTCTGTCATGACGCGTCGAGCAATCGGCGGTTGGGTGTGACCTGGTGTGCGCCCGTCACCATCGGTGCCAGAGCCTATATTGGTGCGGATTCACTGATCCTCCCCGGTGTTTCTGTGGGCGACGATGCGGTGGTCGCGGCGGGTGCGGTGGTCAGCAGAGATGTCGCCGCGGGGACCGTCGTTGCCGGAGTGCCCGCACGTCGAATCGGCACGACAGCGGACCTGGACAACAAGCGACGGGAGCTGCTTAAGTCGAGGCCTGTCTTCAGGCTGGAGGACTCCGGGCGTGATGGTTCGGTGAGTGCTGTGGCAGAGATGATCGAGGCGGCTGAGGAGGGTGGCTTCTTCGTGGGTGAGGCAACTCAGGGCGTGGACGCCCACTAGGCGTCCGTATCGCATCGTCCGGCCAGGAACACGTTCCGTGCAACCGCGGCTGCGTCCAGACCTCGTTGCCGACAGCCCTGGTTCGGCGCTCGCGTAGACGCATGGAGGCGACGGAGAGTGGTGTGGTGAAGCGCGCATTCGACATTCTGGTCTCGCTGCTAGCGCTCTCCGTGCTGAGCCCGTTCCTGCTGTTGCTCCTCGGCCTGGTGCGCCTCCAGCTCGGCTCGCCTGCGATCTTCGGTCAAGACCGTCCTGGCAAGGACGGCCGAGTCTTCCGCCTGTATAAGTTCCGGACGATGACGGATGCCCGTGACTTGAGTGGAGCGCTGCTCCCTGACGCGGAGCGGCTCACCGCCTTCGGCAGCCTCCTTCGCTCGACGTCGCTCGACGAGCTGCCGGAGTTCTGGAACGTGCTCAAAGGCGATATGAGCCTCGTCGGGCCACGGCCGCTGCTGGTGGAGTATCTCGATCGCTACACGCCAGAGCAGGCGCGTCGGCACGAGGTTCGCCCAGGTATCACGGGTCTCGCCCAGGTGAGCGGGCGTAACGAGCTCTCCTGGGAGGAGCGGTTCAAGCTGGACGTGTGGTATGTGGACAACCACTCGCTATGGCTTGATTTGAAGATTCTGGCTATGACAGTGTGGAAGGCGGTTCGGCGGGAGGGTGTGTCCAGTCCGGGCCATGCCACCATGCCGGAGTTCCTCGGAGATCAGGAATGATCGGGGAGAGCAGATGACCCGCTGGCCCGTCTTTGCCGACGATGAACGTGCAGCCGCGGAGCAGGTGCTGGCCTCCGGCCGTGTGAACTACTGGACCGGCAACGAAGGTCGCGCCTTTGAGGAGGAGTTCGCCGCCTACACGGGTGCCCGCCACGCGGTGGCGCTCGCAAACGGCACCGTGGCGCTCGAGCTCGCGCTTCATGCACTCGGCGTGGGGCCGGGCGACGACGTGATCGTCCCGGCGCGCACGTTCGTGGGAACGGCCACGGCGGTTGTTGCGCGCGGCGCGCGGCCCGTGGTCGCCGACGTGGATCGCGACTCGGGCAACCTCACGGTTGCAGCGATCGAGGCAGCGCTCACCGATCGCACGCGATGCGTGATCCCCGTGCACATCGGCGGCTGGCCGTGCGATATGGACGAGATCATGGCCTTCGCGGAAGCCCGTGGGCTCTTCGTGATCGAGGACTGCGCCCAGGCGCACGGCGCGCGCTGGAACGGCCGACACGTGGGGACGTTCGGCCATGTGGGCGCCTTCTCGTTCTGCCAGGACAAGATCATGACCACCGCGGGCGAGGGCGGGATGGTCATCACAAGCGATGATGACCTCTGGCGCCGTGCCTGGGAGTACAAGGACCACGGTCGCAGCATGGCGGCGATGGAGCGCGCCGCTGCCGACGGGGGATACGAGTTCAAGTGGGTTGCGGAGAGCTTCGGCACGAACTGGCGCATGACGGAGGTGCAGGCCGCCGTCGGTCGCGTCCAGATCGGCAAGCTTGACGGGTGGGTGGAGACGCGTCGACGCAATGCAGCAGCGCTCGATCGAGGCCTTGCGGGTGTTCCCGGTCTGCGCCTCGTGCTGCCGGCGGTGGAGGCCCTGCATGCGTACTACAAGTACTACGCGTACCTGGACCTTGCCGCGCTCGCTCCCGGATGGACGCGGGCGCGCGTGCTCGAGGAAGTGAACGAGCGTGGGGTGGCGTGCGCGCAGGGCGTCTGCAGCGAGATCTACCGCGAGCGAGCCTTCACCGAGGCCGGGTGGGCACCCGCAGGCCGACTGCCGGTGGCGGCGGAACTCGGCGATTCAGCGATAATGCTCCTGGTCGATCCCACACTCGATGAGGCGGATATGACAAAGGCAGCAGATGTGCTTCGGGCAGTGATGACGGAGGCGACCGGTGGAGCCTGATCTCGTAGCCGAGCCAAATGGCGATGAGGGCGGGTTCTGGATACGCCTGAAGCGCCTGTTCTACGAGTCCCACCCCGTGCAGATCGTGAGCATGATGCTCGCGGACGCCGTGATCGTGATCATGGCGCTCTTCCTGGCGTACTTCGCGCGGTTCGAGGGCGAGGTGCCGCCGGAGTTCCTGCAGTACAGCGTGCCCGCGATGTTCGTGACGATCGTGGTGTTCATTCTTGCGATGTGGTTCGCGCGTCTGTACCACATCGTCTTGCGCTACGTGGGCATCCAGGTGATGGGGCGCCTCACCGCGGCGGTGACTGTCGCGCTCGTGGCGCTCACGATAGCGGACGTGGCGCTCTCGCAGTTCACCGACGGCCGCCCCGTACCCCTTGGCGTCATCCTCGCCACGGGCGCGTTCGCGTTCGTGGGCCTCGCGGCGCTCCGGAGCGTCGGCCGTCTGTGGGTCGTCATGACCGGCGCCGGACGGCGCGGCGACCACCGCGTCCTCATCATCGGCGCGGGCGACGCAGGCTCGCTCCTCCTGCGCGACATCGAGACGCAGCCCCAGCTCGGCTACAACGTGATCGGCTTCCTGGATGACCATCGCGCCAAGATCGGCCTCAAGGTGCGCAGCGCCGAAGTCCTCGGCCCCATTGCGGACCTGCAGGAGATCGTTGAGTGCGAGGGCGTGGACGAGATCCTCGTGGCCATCCCCTCGATGGGCTCCGACCGCCGTCGGCAGATACTCGAGTTCTGCACCGCCGCTGGCGTGCCCACGCGCATGATCTCCGGCATCGCGGCCGATGCCGTCTCGACGGGCCTGGCGGACCTCAGGCCGGTCGAGATCGAGGACCTGCTCGGCCGCGAGCCCAACGAGATCGACGTGGAGCGCATCAGCGAGACGCTGACCGGCAAGGTCGTGGCCGTCACGGGCGCCGCCGGCTCCATCGGCTCGGAGCTCTGCCGGCAGATCATGCTCATGCGCCCCGCCAAGCTCGTGCTTGCGGAGATCGACGAGTCGCGCCTCTACGAGCTCTACCTCGAGTTGGAGGACATGCAGCCCGGCATCGCGGTGATGCGCATCTGCGACATCCGCGACGACCGTAAGCTCATGCGCGTGTTCGGTGCCGAGCGCCCGCAGGTGGTCTTTCACGCCGCCGCCTACAAACACGTGCCGCTCATGGAGGACGAGCCCGAGGAGGCCATCCGCGCAAACGTCCTCGGCACGATGAACGTGCTCCGCGCGTGCGAGGCCGTGAACGCCGAGCGCTTCGTGTTCATCTCCACCGATAAGGCCGTGGAGCCGCGCAACGTGATGGGCGCCACCAAGGCGCTCGCCGAGCTCGTGATGCTCTCGGCCGCGCGCTACGGCATCGGGGCGATCGCGGTGCGCTTTGGCAACGTGCTCGGCAGCCGGGGGAGCGTCATCCCGATCTTTGAGGATCAGCTCCGGCGCGGCGGCCCCATCAGAGTCACGCATCCCGAGGTGACGCGCTACTTCATGACCATCCCCGAGGCCGCGCGGCTGGTGCTGCAGGCGCAGGCGATGAGCGAAGGCGGCGACATCTTCGTGCTCGACATGGGGCAGCCGGTGCGCATCGTGGACCTCGCGCAGCGCATGATCGTCCTCTCGGGCGTGCCCACGCACATCGAGTTCACCGGGCTGCGACCCGGCGAGAAGCTCCACGAGATCCTCGTGCACGAGGGGGAGGACCTCATCCCCACCGAATGCCCCGCGGTGACGCGTCTGAACGCGCTCCCACGGATTGCCCCTGACTTTGGCGACCAGATCGCCGACCTGCTGATGCAGGCCCGCCTCGGCGACAACCCGGGCATCAAGCAGCTGCTGGCGGAGCTCTCGGGTGCGTGCTTCGGCCAGCTGGCTGACGCCGGGGAGTGCTCCGAGTCCGAGCTCGAGTGGGAGTAGGGCGGGGGCAGGGCTGCACCACCCCTCGATTGGATCCGGCTTAGAACGCGGTTGACTCCCATTGCTACGCTGCGAGGCGCGCAGCCTCTACCCGCGCTGGTTCCCCGGATTATCCTAGAAAGGGTATACTTCTCACGAACGGCGCAGCTCGCAAGGAGGTTGTCTTCGTGGCCTCCACCCTCGAAGACCTCCGGGCGTTTCCGGAAGACGTGAGGGTGGTCATGGGTTTCGCGCTCTATCAGGCGCAATGTGGTGGCAAGCATCTCTCGGCGAAGCCGCTCAAGGGATTCAAGGGCGCAGGTGGCGGCCGCAGATCGACTACATCGGGAGCGCGGGAGGGACACGTGATGACAGTAGCGAGTGAATACACCGCGAGCAGCGGCAATGTCTTCTCCGATCTCGGCTTGCCCCAATCAGACGAGCTTCTGGCTAAGGCCGCGCTGGCGTCGCAGATTCTCGAGATCGCGCGTAGCCAGCGCCTGACGCAGGTGGAGACGGCGCGGATCCTCGGAACGACCCAGCCCCAAGTCTCAGACCTCTTCTCCGGCAGACTCGCAGGGTTCTCGCTGGACAGGCTCATCCGGTACCTGAATGCCATGGACCGCGATGTGCGAATCGTCGTGGGCCCCAAGGCGGAGAGCCGGGCACGTGCCACCGTCGAGGTGACCGGGAAGGTGACCGGTCAGGGGGGAGGCGTTTCGCTGTGACATTCGACGAACTCAGAAGCGAAGCGCTGCGGCTGAATGCGCCGCGTGGCTGACGTGTCGGCCAGTTGACGCGGCCGTGGCCCGGTGGGCAGAATCTGGTAGCAGATTACCCCCGTGCTTCGGCGCAGGGCGCGAAGCCGCCTTCGGGCGGTTTCTGCTTTCTCGGGCGAGACTCGGAGCGTGGGCGGTGAGGTTCGGGTGACCTCCCGGCAAGAATCGCCTAGTAGCCTGCCGGTATCCTGCGGGCGCGTGGACTTCGCGATGACCGTTCACGCGCGAATCTTGGTGAGCACGCGCGAACGTTGAAATCGAGCCCAACCGCTGAGAGGAGCCATAACGCTTGACGCATGACGCGTCGCGTTATACCTTAGCCATGATCAAGTCGTTTGCAGATGCGGAGACCGAGAAGGTGTATCGACGGCAGTTCTCCCGGAAGCTTCCGGGAGACATCCAGCCGATTGCACTGCGGAAGCTCCGGATGCTCGCCAACGCTCACTCGATCAACGACCTGCGAAGCCCGCCGGCCAACCGGCTTGAGAAGCTGAGTGCGGATCGCGCAGGTCAGCACAGCATCCGCATCAACGACACATGGCGCGTCTGCTTCGTCTGGCAAGACGGTGACGCATTCGACATAGAGATCGTGGACTACCACTGAGACGAGGCCACCCATGACAGCCCCCATGCTCGCACCGGTGCATCCCGGCGAGGTTCTGCTCGAGGAGTTCCTGAAGCCGCTCGAGCTCAGCCAGAACAGGTTGGCGCTCAGAATCGGCGTGCCCCCGCGCCGAATCAACGAGATCGTTCTCGGCAAGCGCCGCATAACAGCCGAGACTGCGCTGCGTCTCGCGCGCTACTTCGATACGACACCCCAGTTCTGGCTGGGACTGCAGGCCGACTACGACCTGGATGTTGCCGCAGACGCGCTGGGCGAGCGACTGGATCGCGAGGTTCACCGTCACGCAGTGGCGGTATAGCGACGGATCTTCTCCGCGCTTCGGTGCTGGTGAGGATCACCGACCTCGCGCTGACATGGTTGCGTGCGGCCCATGCGGCGAACGGCCCTTCGGCTCAGGGCTGCGGTTTGGGCAGGGGCGAGCTGAGCGGGCGGGGCGGCCGCACCACGGTTCAGGTTTGGTTTACTCCCTCGCGGTAGCCTCGATTCGTCGATGCTCCGGCGGAAGGGCGATCGTGGGCGGTGTTGCGGGGTTTCATGGATTTGGGCACACTCCAGTCATGGGTGATTCTCCAATCGATATCAGCTCTCTCTCGGCCTCAGAGCGCATCCAGCTTGCGCAGGACCTCTGGGACAGTGTCGTTGCTGCTGATGCGGACATCCCCCTCACGCCAGCGCAGATGCAGGAGCTCGATCGTCGTCTTGACGATGCCAGCGCCCATCCTGATGCGAGCGTGCCCTGGGATACGGTCCGCGCGCGTCTGGAGGGACAGATCAGGCGCGGGCGATGACAGACCGGGTCTTCGTTCGGCCGGCAGCTGAGACCGACATCTTGGAGGGTTCGCGCTGGTACGAGCCGCGGTCGGCGGGCCTCGGTGCTGACTTCCTTCGTTCGGTGGATGCTGCACTGGCGGAGATCGCCCGCTCTCCCAGGCGGTTCCCCTGCGTTCACCGCGACATTCGGCGCGCGGATGCTGCGACGGTTCCCGTACGCGGTGTTCTACGTCGAGCGAGACGACTCTATAGATGTCGTGGCGTGCCTGCACGTCCGTCGGGATCCGCGGCGGTGGGAGGACCGCATCGAGGGCTGAGCTAGCCTTCGCAATGTCCCTCGTGCGGCGCATGCGTACGACTTGGATTGACGCGGGTTCTTGCACCAAATAGCGCACCGTGCTAGATTTGCACGCGGCGAGTCCCTCTCGCTGGAAACACGAGAGGGGATTCCTGTGCCCGGTGGTTCGCGTGAACGTCGCTGTCCTGCCTATCCGCTCAACGAAGTGCGGGCGGCGTTCGGGGCGGGGCGCTTCGAGGTGACCGGGCGTGTACGGCGGCATCTTGAGCGCCGGGGGTGGGGGTTTGAGACGGTACAGAGACGCATCTGCGACCTGTGCCCGGGTGACTTCCACAAGTCCCAGGCCCACCGAACGGAACCGGGGGTCTGGCTGGACATCTACAAGCCGTTTGTGAACGGAGAGCGTCTCTACGTGAAGTACATGCCGTTCGGTGATGGCGAGAGCTTCATCGTTCTCTCGTTCTGTGGTGATGGCGAGCAGCATTAGGGAGATGCGGACATGAGGATTCCACAGGCCGAGGCCTTCTGTGCCGAATGTGGCGCTCGCGCTGTGCGCACATGCACGGACGCCATCCCCGTTGAGATGCGCGAGGGTACGTACCTCGTCGCTGGGTTCGAGCACCGGCACTGCGACGCGTGCGGTGAAGACTACATACGTGCCGAGCACATCGACCCGATCCAGATTGCTGCTGTTGCGATGGCGCGCGCATCGCTCGGCCGCCTCACCTCCGACGAGGTCCACGAACTCCGCCACTCGCTCGGCCTCAGGCAGTCCGACCTGGAGCGGCAGCTTGGCGTGAGTGCCGGCACCGTCGGGCGATGGGAGCGCGGGGAGGTGCTGCAGAGCCACATGGCCGACAACTTCATGCGCGTGCTGTGGGCACACCCGGAGCTGCTCGAGGAAGCCGGCGTGGTCGCGCGCGAGACGCGTGGGCCGTACCGAAAACGGAAGTGAACCCCGCACGTCGGTTGGCGTACCATAGGACCGACATTACCGCGGGGTCGTTCGCCACCCCCGAACGGGGGGATTCGCAGAATGCGCATCATCATCGTGGTGGGAGCCCGTCCCAACTTCATCAAAGTCGGGCCCCTCATGCCAGCGCTCAGCCAGGCGGGCATCGACGCGCGCCTCGCGCACACCGGCCAGCACTACGACGCGCTCATGAGCGACGTCTTCTTCGCCGATCTCGAGATCCCCGCGCCCGCGTGGTTCCTCGGCGTGGGCAGCGGCACGCACGCCGTGCAGACCGGCACCGCCATGATGAAGCTCGAAGAGCTCTTCGAGGCCGAGCGTCCGGATGCCGTCCTCGTGGTCGGCGACGTGAACTCCACGCTCGCCGGCGCGCTCGCCGCCGTGAAAATCGGCGTGCCGGTCGTGCACCTGGAGGCCGGCCTGCGTTCGCGCGACATGTCCATGCCCGAGGAGGTCAACCGCCTCGTGACCGACCAGCTCTCCTCGATGCTGCTCACACCGGTTGCCGAGGCGGGGGAGAACCTCACAAACGAGGGCGTCGACCCCGCGCACATCCACTTCGTGGGCAACATCATGGCCGAGAGCGTGCTGCGCAATCTGCCGCGTATCGACGGTCGTGGCGTAGCCGTCCGCGGCGACCTGCCCGAGAAGGGCTAC
This genomic interval carries:
- a CDS encoding type II toxin-antitoxin system MqsA family antitoxin yields the protein MRIPQAEAFCAECGARAVRTCTDAIPVEMREGTYLVAGFEHRHCDACGEDYIRAEHIDPIQIAAVAMARASLGRLTSDEVHELRHSLGLRQSDLERQLGVSAGTVGRWERGEVLQSHMADNFMRVLWAHPELLEEAGVVARETRGPYRKRK
- a CDS encoding type II toxin-antitoxin system MqsR family toxin, coding for MPGGSRERRCPAYPLNEVRAAFGAGRFEVTGRVRRHLERRGWGFETVQRRICDLCPGDFHKSQAHRTEPGVWLDIYKPFVNGERLYVKYMPFGDGESFIVLSFCGDGEQH
- the wecB gene encoding UDP-N-acetylglucosamine 2-epimerase (non-hydrolyzing); this translates as MRIIIVVGARPNFIKVGPLMPALSQAGIDARLAHTGQHYDALMSDVFFADLEIPAPAWFLGVGSGTHAVQTGTAMMKLEELFEAERPDAVLVVGDVNSTLAGALAAVKIGVPVVHLEAGLRSRDMSMPEEVNRLVTDQLSSMLLTPVAEAGENLTNEGVDPAHIHFVGNIMAESVLRNLPRIDGRGVAVRGDLPEKGYVLATIHRPENTDHPERLAAIVAALSASPLPVLFPVHPRTRPLLTAAGLGESGSRVRLVDPVGYLDMLSLQRSAAAIATDSGGVQEEACMLGTPCVTVRRNTEREITVRVGANRLVAADAAAIAAGLDDALESPNGWKVPERWDLSVAERVVAALQGGILPLAGC
- a CDS encoding addiction module protein; this translates as MGDSPIDISSLSASERIQLAQDLWDSVVAADADIPLTPAQMQELDRRLDDASAHPDASVPWDTVRARLEGQIRRGR